In one Thermaerobacter sp. PB12/4term genomic region, the following are encoded:
- a CDS encoding stage III sporulation protein AB has protein sequence MGWLGFALVLLACSAWGWQRAAELARRPGELRVLRSALQALESEIAFGVTPLPEAFGRIARLYPEPAATLFRQAAALLVPPRSQTAAAAWEEAVDTLARTSALTPDDGGILRALAPYLGATGRDDQVRHLRLAMARLEAAEALARDQDQRWGRLYRYGGVLAGAFIGLLLL, from the coding sequence ATGGGGTGGCTGGGTTTTGCCCTGGTGCTGCTGGCCTGTTCGGCCTGGGGGTGGCAGCGGGCGGCCGAGCTGGCCCGGCGGCCCGGGGAGCTGAGGGTCCTGCGCAGCGCCCTGCAGGCCCTGGAAAGCGAGATTGCCTTCGGGGTGACGCCGCTGCCCGAGGCCTTTGGGCGCATCGCCCGGCTCTACCCCGAACCGGCCGCGACCTTGTTCCGGCAGGCGGCCGCCCTGCTGGTGCCGCCCCGGTCCCAGACCGCGGCGGCTGCCTGGGAGGAGGCGGTGGATACCCTGGCCCGCACGAGCGCCCTGACCCCCGACGATGGTGGCATCCTGCGGGCCCTGGCCCCCTACCTGGGCGCCACCGGCCGGGACGACCAGGTCCGCCACCTGCGGCTGGCCATGGCCCGGCTGGAGGCTGCCGAGGCCCTGGCCCGGGATCAGGACCAGCGGTGGGGGCGGCTCTACCGCTATGGCGGCGTGCTGGCGGGGGCCTTCATCGGGCTGCTTCTGCTCTAG
- a CDS encoding AAA family ATPase, with translation MLESLAPALAERLRRVAPQVHRQVDEIRVVAGSPVWLLLAGGEGFVDAAGRLVPVPAQAPAVTPAEVAECLDRMTASSWYAVQEQARQGFLTLPGGHRVGLAGEVQVEGGRVERFRRVRGLVIRRARPVSGCATPLLPYLVEPARPGPCLASTLLIGAPASGKTTLLRDLARLASAGVPGTLAGRRVAVVDERGELAAGGAFDLGPRTAVLEHCPKEAGIPLALRALSPEVLVTDELGGPHDAAAVAEAVHAGVTVVATAHAGSVSDLEARRQLRALEATGAFRRLVQLTRHPRPGTVEAVYARGPGGRWIALAPGGRG, from the coding sequence TTGCTCGAATCCCTGGCTCCCGCCCTGGCGGAGCGGCTCCGGCGAGTGGCGCCCCAGGTCCACCGGCAGGTCGACGAGATCCGGGTGGTGGCCGGGTCCCCCGTCTGGCTGCTGCTGGCCGGGGGCGAGGGTTTCGTGGACGCTGCCGGGCGGCTGGTACCCGTTCCCGCCCAGGCCCCGGCGGTGACCCCGGCGGAGGTGGCGGAATGCCTGGACCGAATGACGGCCAGTTCCTGGTACGCGGTGCAGGAACAGGCCCGGCAGGGGTTTCTCACCCTTCCCGGCGGGCACCGGGTGGGGCTGGCCGGAGAGGTCCAGGTGGAAGGGGGCCGGGTGGAGCGGTTCCGCCGGGTGCGCGGCCTGGTCATTCGCCGGGCGCGCCCGGTCAGCGGGTGCGCGACCCCCCTGCTCCCCTACCTGGTCGAACCCGCCCGCCCCGGCCCGTGCCTGGCCAGCACCCTGCTGATCGGCGCGCCGGCCAGCGGCAAGACCACCCTGCTGCGGGACTTGGCCCGGCTGGCCAGCGCGGGCGTGCCCGGGACCCTGGCGGGCCGGCGGGTGGCGGTGGTGGACGAGCGGGGCGAGCTGGCCGCCGGCGGCGCCTTCGACCTGGGACCCCGGACGGCGGTTCTCGAGCACTGCCCCAAGGAGGCCGGCATCCCGCTGGCCCTGCGCGCCCTCTCCCCGGAGGTTCTGGTCACCGACGAGCTGGGGGGGCCCCATGACGCCGCGGCCGTGGCGGAAGCGGTCCACGCCGGGGTCACGGTGGTGGCCACGGCCCACGCGGGCAGTGTGTCCGACCTGGAGGCCCGGCGGCAGCTGCGGGCCCTGGAGGCCACCGGCGCCTTCCGCCGTCTGGTCCAGCTGACCCGTCACCCCCGGCCGGGGACGGTGGAAGCCGTCTACGCCCGGGGACCGGGCGGCCGCTGGATCGCCCTGGCACCCGGCGGGAGGGGGTGA
- a CDS encoding CD1247 N-terminal domain-containing protein produces MSPACRAHFYEKGGDAMARLRQRVAYLNGLAAGLNLSAQSAEGRVLAGIIEVLDAMAEEMERLDGRLGELAEYLGELDQDLFDLEEAINGKGTGDGDLWDEEDLPEPVDGEAGDQDEEAAPGDFEGALVFDAGIPTRHREDGTGPGRTQQEDGQLVDGLLLECPHCGTQYAVAMDELEFDREPEEDENEFEWVCPHCGEVVHDFLPDADPDDSDDPLEAGARETAAMERPAGDGAAAGVRSGRREPGTNAAPVAPAGAGTAAAPAGGAAPVAPF; encoded by the coding sequence ATGTCGCCCGCCTGCCGGGCACATTTTTATGAGAAGGGGGGCGACGCCATGGCCCGCTTGCGCCAGCGGGTAGCCTACCTGAACGGGCTGGCCGCGGGACTCAACCTGTCCGCCCAGTCGGCCGAAGGCCGGGTGCTGGCCGGCATCATCGAGGTCCTGGATGCCATGGCCGAGGAAATGGAACGGCTCGACGGGCGGTTGGGCGAGCTGGCGGAATACCTGGGCGAGCTGGACCAGGACCTGTTCGACCTGGAAGAGGCCATCAACGGCAAAGGGACGGGCGACGGCGATCTGTGGGACGAAGAGGACCTTCCGGAGCCGGTGGACGGCGAGGCCGGCGACCAGGACGAAGAGGCGGCCCCAGGGGACTTTGAGGGGGCCCTGGTCTTTGACGCCGGCATCCCCACCCGTCACCGCGAGGACGGCACCGGGCCCGGACGAACGCAGCAGGAGGACGGGCAGCTGGTGGACGGGCTGCTGCTGGAATGTCCCCACTGCGGCACGCAGTATGCCGTCGCCATGGACGAACTGGAGTTCGACCGGGAGCCGGAAGAAGACGAGAACGAGTTCGAATGGGTCTGTCCCCACTGCGGGGAGGTGGTCCACGACTTTCTGCCCGACGCCGACCCCGACGACAGCGACGACCCGCTGGAGGCGGGCGCCCGCGAAACCGCAGCCATGGAGCGGCCTGCGGGCGACGGCGCCGCCGCCGGGGTCCGGTCCGGGCGCCGGGAACCCGGGACGAACGCGGCCCCGGTGGCGCCGGCCGGTGCCGGCACGGCTGCCGCACCCGCCGGTGGCGCCGCGCCGGTGGCCCCCTTCTAG
- the efp gene encoding elongation factor P, translating to MIQAGDFKNGMTVIIDGQVHQVLEFQHVKPGRGQAFVRAKIRNLETGATVNRTFRPDERFPPAPIEKREMQYLYDADGQYFFMDTDTYDQVGLSAAQLGDAVNFLKEGMVVKVLQTGEKTLGVELPTAVDLKVVETEPGVRGDTAQGGSKPARLETGAVVQVPLFVNAGDVIRVDTRTGEYVERVS from the coding sequence ATGATCCAGGCAGGGGATTTCAAGAACGGGATGACCGTGATCATCGACGGCCAGGTGCACCAGGTGCTGGAGTTCCAGCATGTCAAGCCCGGTCGCGGCCAGGCCTTCGTGCGGGCCAAGATCCGCAACCTGGAGACGGGGGCCACGGTGAACCGCACCTTCCGGCCGGACGAGCGCTTCCCGCCGGCGCCCATCGAGAAGCGGGAGATGCAATACCTGTACGATGCCGACGGCCAGTACTTCTTCATGGACACGGACACCTATGACCAGGTGGGCCTGAGCGCCGCCCAGCTGGGAGACGCGGTCAACTTCCTCAAGGAAGGCATGGTGGTGAAGGTCCTGCAGACGGGCGAGAAGACCCTGGGCGTGGAGCTGCCCACGGCCGTCGACCTCAAGGTGGTGGAGACGGAACCCGGGGTCCGGGGCGACACCGCCCAGGGCGGCTCCAAGCCGGCCCGGCTGGAGACCGGGGCCGTCGTGCAGGTCCCCCTCTTCGTCAACGCCGGTGACGTGATCCGGGTGGATACCCGAACGGGCGAGTACGTGGAGCGGGTTTCCTGA
- a CDS encoding Xaa-Pro peptidase family protein translates to MALTVPADRATQTAQRLARLRERMAAEGLEAVWIGSPANRRYLSGFSGSSGWLLITATGAQLWTDFRYLEQATQEAPGYEVVRHEAQVYAHLARYLQEVGIRRLGFEAEHVRYGDWQRLRAALPEQIELVGISGWVEQLRRVKDEVELALIREAARLADEALLEVLAGLRPGVTERQLALELEFAMRRRGATAAAFDLIVVSGPRSALPHGQPGDHAIEAGQFVTLDYGAVVGGYCSDCTRTVVAGRATPRHREIYQVVLEAQRRAVAAIRPGVSGAEVDRAARQVIEEAGYGDRFGHATGHGVGLEVHEGPRLSVLAEDDRLEPGMVVTVEPGIYIPGWGGVRIEDLVVVTADGGEILTRVSKELLEVGVA, encoded by the coding sequence ATGGCCTTGACGGTGCCCGCCGATCGCGCAACCCAGACGGCCCAGCGCCTGGCACGGCTGCGGGAGCGCATGGCAGCAGAGGGACTGGAAGCGGTCTGGATCGGCAGCCCGGCCAACCGCCGTTACCTGAGCGGCTTTTCGGGCAGCTCGGGCTGGCTGCTGATCACCGCCACCGGCGCCCAGCTGTGGACGGACTTCCGCTACCTGGAGCAGGCGACCCAGGAGGCCCCGGGTTATGAGGTGGTGCGCCACGAGGCGCAGGTGTACGCCCACCTGGCCCGGTACCTGCAGGAGGTGGGGATCCGCCGGCTCGGCTTCGAGGCCGAGCACGTGCGCTACGGCGACTGGCAGCGCCTGCGGGCGGCCCTGCCGGAACAGATCGAGCTGGTGGGCATCAGCGGCTGGGTCGAGCAACTGCGCCGGGTGAAGGATGAGGTGGAACTGGCCCTCATCCGCGAGGCCGCGCGGCTGGCCGACGAGGCGCTCTTGGAGGTCCTGGCGGGGCTGCGGCCGGGGGTCACGGAACGCCAGCTGGCCCTGGAGCTGGAGTTCGCCATGCGCCGGCGCGGGGCGACGGCGGCGGCCTTCGACCTGATCGTGGTCTCGGGCCCGCGCTCGGCCCTGCCCCACGGGCAGCCGGGGGACCATGCCATCGAAGCCGGCCAGTTCGTCACCCTGGATTATGGGGCCGTGGTGGGCGGGTACTGCTCCGACTGCACCCGGACGGTGGTGGCCGGGCGGGCCACGCCCCGCCACCGGGAAATCTACCAGGTGGTCCTGGAGGCCCAGCGCCGCGCCGTGGCCGCCATCCGGCCCGGGGTCAGCGGGGCCGAGGTGGACCGGGCCGCCCGCCAGGTGATCGAAGAGGCCGGCTACGGCGACCGGTTCGGCCATGCCACCGGCCACGGCGTGGGACTGGAGGTCCACGAGGGTCCCCGCCTCTCGGTCCTGGCCGAGGACGACCGGCTGGAACCGGGCATGGTGGTGACGGTGGAGCCCGGCATCTACATTCCGGGATGGGGCGGTGTCCGCATCGAGGACCTGGTGGTCGTCACCGCCGACGGCGGCGAGATCCTGACCCGGGTCAGCAAGGAGTTGCTGGAAGTGGGCGTGGCCTGA
- a CDS encoding adenine phosphoribosyltransferase: protein MNRSEERAPGAQDHAGEAGQGARGEEARRPAPAPEPGSGPGGGAVEASLRAWIRQVPGYPVPGVTFLDITPLLADGAALGQAVEALAAAVAGIEFDRVLGIEARGFILGAPLAVRLGKGFIPARKPGKLPLEVARQEYQLEYGQAAIEVHQDAIRPGDRILIVDDVLATGGTSAAAAALVEQLGGRVAGFAYLIEIVALGGRRRLGDRPVRVVLPS, encoded by the coding sequence ATGAACCGCAGTGAGGAGCGGGCGCCGGGCGCCCAGGACCACGCCGGCGAGGCCGGTCAGGGAGCCCGTGGGGAAGAGGCCCGCCGCCCTGCGCCCGCGCCGGAGCCGGGCTCGGGTCCGGGCGGCGGTGCGGTGGAGGCGTCGTTGCGGGCGTGGATCCGGCAGGTGCCCGGGTATCCGGTCCCTGGGGTGACCTTTCTTGACATCACCCCGCTTCTGGCCGACGGGGCGGCCCTGGGCCAGGCGGTGGAGGCCCTGGCCGCGGCGGTGGCGGGGATCGAATTCGACCGGGTGCTGGGCATTGAGGCCCGCGGGTTCATCCTGGGGGCACCGCTGGCGGTGCGCCTGGGCAAGGGCTTCATCCCCGCCCGCAAGCCGGGCAAGCTGCCCCTGGAGGTGGCCCGCCAGGAATACCAGCTGGAGTATGGCCAGGCGGCCATCGAAGTCCACCAGGACGCTATCCGGCCTGGCGACCGGATCCTGATCGTCGACGACGTCCTGGCCACCGGAGGAACCAGCGCCGCCGCCGCCGCCCTGGTGGAGCAGCTGGGCGGCCGGGTGGCCGGGTTCGCCTACCTCATTGAGATCGTTGCCCTGGGGGGCCGCCGGCGCCTGGGAGATCGCCCGGTGCGGGTCGTGCTGCCCTCCTGA
- the gcvPB gene encoding aminomethyl-transferring glycine dehydrogenase subunit GcvPB — MAAGTAPGQAEPAPVGAEPEPLIFSYSRPGRGGMDWPEPDVPVRPVEERVPAELLRRQAPALPEVAEVDLVRHYTRLSQMNHAVDTGFYPLGSCTMKYNPKVNERVAALPGFAGLHPYVPDDLAQGALQLMWELERALCEMGGMARATLQPAAGAHGELTGILLIRAYHRARGQGHRHKVIVPDSAHGTNPATAAMAGYRVVEVPSDARGGVDLGALEAVLDDDVAALMLTNPNTLGLFDENIHRIAEMVHAAGGLLYYDGANANAILGISRPGDMGFDVVHFNLHKTFSTPHGGGGPGSGPVGVKEELVPFLPAPLVERDPATGRFYLDYERPQAIGRMRSFYGNFAILVRAYTYIRALGAEGLRRVSEDAVLNANYVMRQLAGLFRLPYDRTCMHEFVLSAANLKERTGVRALDVAKRLLDFGIHPPTIYFPLIVEEALMIEPTETESKETLDRFVAVMRRIVREAQEQPEVVRQAPHTTPVSRLDEALAARRPVLRWRPEEEDAR, encoded by the coding sequence ATGGCGGCCGGCACGGCGCCCGGGCAGGCCGAACCCGCCCCCGTGGGGGCCGAGCCGGAGCCGTTGATCTTCAGCTACAGCCGGCCCGGCCGGGGGGGCATGGACTGGCCCGAGCCCGACGTCCCGGTGCGGCCCGTGGAGGAACGGGTGCCGGCCGAGCTCCTGCGCCGCCAGGCCCCCGCCCTGCCGGAGGTGGCGGAGGTCGACCTGGTCCGGCACTACACCCGCCTGAGCCAGATGAATCATGCCGTGGACACCGGGTTCTACCCGCTGGGCTCGTGCACCATGAAGTACAACCCCAAGGTGAACGAGCGGGTGGCGGCCTTGCCCGGCTTTGCCGGGCTGCACCCCTACGTGCCCGACGACCTGGCCCAGGGGGCGCTTCAGCTCATGTGGGAGCTTGAACGGGCGCTCTGCGAGATGGGCGGCATGGCCCGGGCCACCCTGCAGCCGGCGGCCGGCGCCCACGGGGAACTGACGGGCATTCTGCTGATCCGGGCCTATCACCGCGCGCGGGGCCAGGGCCACCGCCACAAGGTCATCGTGCCCGACTCCGCCCACGGGACGAACCCGGCCACGGCCGCCATGGCCGGCTACCGGGTGGTGGAGGTGCCCTCCGACGCCCGGGGCGGGGTCGACCTCGGCGCCCTGGAGGCCGTGCTGGACGACGACGTGGCCGCCCTCATGCTGACCAACCCCAACACCCTGGGGCTCTTTGACGAGAACATCCACCGCATCGCGGAGATGGTCCACGCCGCGGGCGGGCTTCTCTACTACGACGGCGCCAACGCCAACGCCATCCTGGGCATCTCGCGCCCGGGGGACATGGGCTTCGACGTGGTCCACTTCAACCTGCACAAGACCTTCTCCACGCCCCACGGCGGCGGCGGGCCCGGGTCGGGCCCGGTCGGCGTGAAGGAGGAGCTGGTGCCCTTCCTGCCGGCGCCCCTGGTGGAGCGGGACCCGGCCACGGGCCGGTTCTACCTGGACTACGAACGGCCCCAGGCCATCGGGCGGATGCGTTCCTTCTACGGCAACTTTGCGATCCTGGTCCGGGCCTACACCTACATCCGGGCGCTGGGGGCCGAGGGCCTGCGCCGGGTCAGCGAGGACGCGGTGCTCAATGCCAATTACGTCATGCGGCAGCTGGCCGGCCTGTTCCGGCTGCCCTACGACCGCACCTGCATGCACGAGTTCGTCCTCTCGGCCGCCAACCTCAAGGAGCGAACGGGGGTACGGGCCCTGGACGTGGCCAAGCGGCTGCTGGACTTCGGGATCCACCCGCCGACCATCTACTTCCCGCTCATCGTGGAAGAGGCGCTGATGATCGAGCCCACGGAGACCGAGAGCAAGGAGACCCTCGACCGCTTCGTGGCCGTCATGCGTCGGATCGTACGGGAGGCCCAGGAGCAGCCCGAGGTGGTCCGGCAGGCGCCCCACACCACGCCGGTCAGCCGCCTGGACGAAGCCCTGGCGGCGCGGCGGCCCGTGCTGCGCTGGCGGCCTGAAGAGGAGGACGCGCGATGA
- the gcvPA gene encoding aminomethyl-transferring glycine dehydrogenase subunit GcvPA has translation MAISYIPHTGEDRQAMLAALGIRSVEELFADIPPDLRLQRPLALPPALSEPELVAHLEGLAAANSGAAKVCFLGGGVYDHFIPSVVPYLAGRGEFATAYTPYQPEVSQGTLRAIFEFQTMIAELAGLDVANASMYDGATALAEAAFMAVNIARRERIVVLGGVHPEARQVLETYAGGQNLPVTVVPVDPSRGTTDLKALDEVLAAGDSACVLLQQPNFYGCLEPAPEIVRRAKAAGALAVVSADPVSLGLLEAPGRYGADIVVGDGQSLGLPMAYGGPHFGYLACRGEYVRRLPGRIVGRTLDREGREGYVLTLQTREQHIRRDRATSNICTNHSLMALTATIHLAALGPRGLRRLAEICLHKAHYLAERIEGLPGFRRVFQAPFFKEFAVAYERPDFDPATAALAAGYLVGPDLGRWEPERRGQLLVAVTERRTREEMDGLLAAWGVRE, from the coding sequence ATGGCGATCAGCTACATACCCCACACCGGCGAGGACCGGCAGGCCATGCTGGCCGCCCTGGGCATCCGGTCGGTGGAAGAGCTGTTTGCGGACATTCCACCGGATCTCCGGCTGCAGCGGCCCCTGGCCCTGCCGCCCGCCCTCAGCGAACCCGAGCTGGTGGCCCACCTGGAAGGACTGGCCGCCGCCAACAGCGGAGCGGCCAAGGTCTGCTTCCTGGGGGGCGGCGTCTACGATCACTTCATCCCGTCGGTGGTCCCTTACCTGGCCGGCCGGGGGGAGTTCGCCACCGCCTACACGCCCTACCAGCCCGAGGTCAGCCAGGGCACCCTGCGGGCCATCTTCGAGTTTCAGACCATGATCGCCGAGCTGGCCGGGCTTGACGTGGCCAACGCCTCGATGTACGACGGAGCGACGGCTCTGGCCGAGGCCGCCTTCATGGCCGTCAACATCGCCCGCCGGGAGCGGATCGTGGTCCTGGGCGGCGTGCACCCTGAAGCGCGCCAGGTGCTGGAGACCTACGCCGGCGGGCAGAACCTGCCCGTCACGGTGGTGCCCGTCGACCCCAGCCGGGGCACCACGGACCTCAAGGCCCTAGACGAGGTGCTGGCTGCGGGCGACAGCGCCTGCGTGCTCCTGCAGCAGCCCAACTTCTACGGGTGCCTGGAGCCTGCGCCCGAGATCGTGCGCCGGGCCAAGGCGGCAGGCGCCCTGGCGGTGGTCAGTGCCGATCCCGTCAGCCTGGGGCTTCTCGAGGCGCCCGGCCGCTACGGTGCCGACATCGTGGTCGGCGACGGCCAGAGCCTGGGCTTGCCCATGGCCTACGGAGGACCCCACTTCGGGTATCTCGCCTGCCGCGGCGAGTACGTCCGGCGCCTGCCGGGGCGCATCGTCGGGCGGACCCTCGACCGCGAGGGGCGGGAAGGGTACGTGCTGACCCTCCAGACCCGCGAGCAGCACATCCGGCGGGACCGCGCCACCTCGAACATCTGCACGAACCACAGCCTGATGGCCTTGACCGCCACGATCCACCTGGCGGCCCTGGGCCCGCGGGGCCTCCGGCGGCTGGCCGAGATCTGCCTGCACAAGGCCCACTACCTGGCGGAGCGGATCGAAGGACTCCCCGGGTTCCGCCGCGTGTTCCAGGCCCCCTTCTTCAAGGAGTTCGCCGTGGCTTACGAGCGGCCGGACTTCGACCCCGCCACCGCCGCCCTGGCGGCCGGCTACCTGGTGGGGCCCGACCTGGGCCGCTGGGAGCCCGAACGGCGGGGACAGCTGCTGGTGGCGGTCACCGAGCGCCGCACCCGCGAGGAGATGGACGGCCTCCTGGCCGCCTGGGGGGTGAGGGAATGA
- the gcvH gene encoding glycine cleavage system protein GcvH yields MAHEVPEGLYYTEEHEWLRVEGEEGVVGITAYAQDQLGDVVFVELPQVGAEYRAKEAFGVVESVKTVSDVYMPVSGRVVAVNGALADRPELVNQDPYGEGWLVRIQILNRDELAGLLDAAAYRQRTS; encoded by the coding sequence GTGGCTCACGAGGTGCCGGAAGGCCTGTACTACACCGAGGAGCACGAGTGGCTGCGGGTGGAGGGCGAGGAGGGCGTGGTCGGCATCACGGCCTACGCCCAGGACCAGCTGGGGGATGTGGTCTTCGTCGAACTGCCCCAGGTGGGCGCCGAGTACCGGGCCAAGGAGGCCTTCGGCGTCGTGGAATCGGTGAAGACGGTCTCCGACGTGTACATGCCCGTTTCGGGGCGGGTGGTGGCCGTCAACGGAGCGCTGGCCGACCGGCCCGAACTGGTCAATCAGGATCCCTACGGCGAGGGCTGGCTTGTCCGCATCCAGATTCTCAACCGGGACGAGCTGGCCGGGCTCCTGGATGCCGCGGCCTACCGCCAGCGCACCAGCTAA
- the gcvT gene encoding glycine cleavage system aminomethyltransferase GcvT produces the protein MSGDRTAAGGLRRTPLYDEHLALGARIVPFAGWAMPLQYTGIMEEHRAVRQAAGLFDVSHMGEIEISGPGARQALQRLVTNDVERLAPGRALYTVMCTPEGGIVDDLLVYQVGEQRYMLVVNAANTASDLDWVREHVAGPQVTVADRSLETALIALQGPRAQAILARVTDDVDLESLRPFHFVGGWEGMISRTGYTGEDGFEIFLSWDGAPAIWRGILAAGQGEGLVPAGLGARDTLRFEACLPLYGQELDRDTSPLEAGLDFVVKWDKGPFIGREALLRQREQGLRKKLVGLRLLEPGVARTGYPVLDEQGREVGRVTSGTVAPTLGASLALAYVPPSLAAPGRRLAVGIRGRAVAAQVVETPFYRRRRGG, from the coding sequence TTGAGCGGGGATCGCACCGCGGCGGGCGGGTTGCGCCGCACCCCCCTGTACGACGAGCACCTGGCGCTGGGGGCGCGCATAGTCCCCTTTGCCGGCTGGGCCATGCCGCTGCAATACACCGGCATCATGGAGGAACATCGCGCCGTCCGCCAGGCCGCGGGACTCTTCGACGTAAGCCACATGGGCGAGATCGAGATATCGGGGCCTGGCGCCCGCCAGGCGCTCCAGCGGCTCGTGACCAACGACGTCGAGCGGCTGGCTCCCGGCCGCGCCCTGTACACGGTGATGTGCACCCCCGAGGGGGGCATCGTCGACGACCTGCTGGTCTACCAGGTGGGCGAGCAGCGCTACATGCTGGTGGTCAATGCGGCCAACACCGCCTCCGACCTGGACTGGGTGCGGGAGCACGTGGCGGGTCCCCAGGTGACCGTGGCCGACCGCAGCCTGGAGACGGCCCTGATCGCCCTGCAGGGGCCGCGGGCGCAGGCCATCCTGGCCCGGGTGACCGACGACGTCGACCTGGAGTCCCTCCGCCCCTTCCATTTTGTGGGCGGCTGGGAGGGCATGATCTCGCGCACCGGCTACACCGGGGAAGACGGTTTCGAGATCTTCCTCAGCTGGGACGGCGCCCCCGCCATCTGGCGCGGAATCCTGGCGGCCGGCCAGGGCGAGGGGCTGGTGCCGGCGGGCCTGGGCGCCCGGGACACCCTGCGCTTCGAGGCCTGCCTTCCCCTGTACGGCCAGGAGCTGGACCGGGACACCAGCCCGCTTGAGGCCGGGCTGGACTTTGTCGTGAAATGGGACAAGGGGCCGTTCATCGGCCGCGAGGCGCTGCTGCGCCAGCGGGAGCAGGGCCTGCGCAAGAAGCTGGTGGGCCTGCGGCTGCTGGAGCCGGGGGTGGCCCGCACCGGCTACCCGGTCCTGGACGAGCAGGGCCGGGAGGTGGGCCGGGTGACCAGCGGCACAGTGGCGCCGACGCTGGGGGCCAGCCTGGCCCTGGCCTACGTGCCGCCGTCCCTGGCGGCGCCGGGCCGGCGCCTGGCGGTGGGCATCCGCGGGCGGGCCGTGGCGGCCCAGGTGGTCGAGACCCCCTTCTATCGCCGGCGGCGGGGAGGTTGA
- a CDS encoding NUDIX hydrolase, with amino-acid sequence MAGPGTAGPVPPAEVECWTLHGQRRRYPAEQVRFRPAVYGVAVDGGRVLLGRSAFTGRLDIPGGAVEPWESLEQALRREFREETGVEPEPIELFHFTENFFAFFNHPFHSLRFYYLVRVPAGATFTPEPGEVTEVSWVDLATAPADAFAPGDREILEKAVHRAAGRR; translated from the coding sequence ATGGCAGGACCCGGAACGGCGGGCCCGGTTCCACCGGCGGAGGTTGAGTGCTGGACCCTCCATGGCCAGCGGCGCCGCTATCCCGCCGAGCAGGTGCGGTTTCGCCCGGCCGTCTACGGCGTGGCGGTGGATGGGGGCCGGGTGCTGCTGGGACGATCCGCCTTCACGGGCCGGCTGGACATTCCGGGCGGCGCCGTCGAACCCTGGGAGTCGCTGGAGCAGGCCCTGCGCCGCGAGTTCCGGGAGGAAACCGGGGTCGAACCCGAGCCCATCGAGCTTTTCCACTTCACCGAGAACTTCTTCGCCTTTTTCAACCACCCGTTCCACTCCCTGCGGTTCTACTACCTGGTCCGGGTTCCCGCAGGTGCCACCTTCACCCCGGAGCCCGGCGAGGTGACGGAGGTCTCCTGGGTCGACCTGGCCACCGCGCCGGCCGACGCCTTCGCCCCAGGGGATCGGGAGATCCTTGAGAAGGCTGTCCACAGGGCCGCGGGCCGGCGGTGA